The following are encoded together in the bacterium genome:
- a CDS encoding 2-hydroxyacyl-CoA dehydratase produces MPVEILFAAGRLPVDLNNVFIASDSPAELLRAAEADGFPRNSCGWIKGIYGVARRNDFREIVAVTQGDCSFTQALMEVLRYRGVSVVPFAFPFDRDPDFLSRELTKMAARFGTTVAEAERWKKRLDGVRRLAHEIDRLTWEEGKVTGEENHRWLVACSDFDGDPDDYARRAGAFLAEASARPARSDLVPIAFVGVPPIVSGLHRCFEEAGARAVLNEVQRQFAMPGSTDSLVEQYLAYTYPYSFFERLSDIKAEAARREVRGIVHYVQSFCFRQIEDILLREEVGMPVLTLEGDAPGPVDGRTRIRVQAFVEMLQGR; encoded by the coding sequence ATTCCGGTCGAGATCCTCTTCGCGGCGGGGCGCCTTCCCGTCGACCTGAACAACGTGTTCATCGCGTCGGACTCCCCCGCGGAGTTGCTCCGGGCCGCCGAGGCCGACGGGTTCCCGCGAAACAGCTGTGGCTGGATCAAGGGGATCTACGGCGTGGCCCGCCGGAACGATTTCCGCGAGATCGTCGCCGTCACGCAGGGAGATTGCAGCTTCACCCAGGCGCTGATGGAGGTGCTGCGGTACCGGGGGGTGTCCGTGGTCCCGTTCGCCTTCCCGTTCGACCGCGACCCCGACTTCCTCTCGCGGGAACTCACGAAGATGGCCGCGCGTTTCGGAACGACGGTCGCCGAGGCGGAGCGGTGGAAGAAGCGGCTCGACGGCGTCCGCCGCCTCGCCCACGAGATCGATCGCCTGACGTGGGAAGAGGGAAAGGTCACGGGGGAGGAGAACCACCGGTGGCTGGTCGCCTGCTCCGACTTCGACGGCGACCCGGACGATTACGCCCGGCGGGCCGGCGCGTTCCTCGCCGAGGCGTCGGCGCGGCCCGCGCGGAGCGACCTCGTCCCGATCGCCTTCGTCGGCGTGCCTCCGATCGTCTCCGGCCTGCACCGATGCTTCGAGGAGGCGGGCGCCCGTGCCGTGTTGAACGAAGTGCAGCGGCAGTTCGCCATGCCGGGGAGCACGGACTCGCTCGTCGAGCAGTACCTGGCCTACACCTATCCGTACTCCTTCTTCGAGCGGCTTTCGGACATCAAGGCGGAGGCGGCCCGGCGGGAGGTGCGGGGGATCGTCCATTACGTCCAGTCGTTCTGCTTCCGGCAGATCGAGGACATCCTGTTGCGGGAAGAGGTCGGGATGCCGGTCCTCACG